The genomic region CCAAGCAGGGAACACCGACCATGGGCGGAATTATCATTCTGTCATCCATAGTAATTCCAACGCTACTATTTGCACAACTAAATAACGTCTATGTCATTCTGATGTTGGTTTCCACCGTTTGGTTGGGCCTCATTGGCTTTGCAGATGACTACATCAAGGTCTTTAAAAAAGACAAGGAAGGTTTGGCCGGAAGGTTCAAGATAATGGGGCAGATCGGCATTGGAATCATCGTTGGCTGCACGCTTTATTTCAATGATGATGTAGCTATCAAAGACCGATTGATTCGCGGTGGCGAAACGGTTGAAACAGTTATTGATGGAAAAACGGTAGAGCTCCAACGCACTCCCGTTTATGACGAAGCAAAACATTCCCTTGTCACCACCATTCCGTTCGTAAAAGACAACGAATTCGATTACAGCTCACTCCTATTCTTCCTAGGAGAAAAAGCGAAAGACTGGGGCTGGTTGGTCTTCATCCCAATCGTCATTTTCATCGTAACAGCCGTTTCCAACGGAGCAAATCTTACCGATGGTTTGGACGGACTTGCAACTGGAACATCGGCCATTGCAGGCGTCACCTTGGGCATATTGGCTTACGTGTCGGGTAACATCATTTTTGCCGATTACCTCAATATCATGTACATCCCCGGTTCGGGAGAATTGGTTGTATACATCGCGGCATTTGTTGGTGCTTGTGTAGGCTTCTTGTGGTACAATCAGTATCCAGCGCAGGTTTTTATGGGCGATACCGGAAGCTTGGCTTTGGGAGGCATCATTGCAGTCTTCGCACTTGCCATCAGAAAGGAACTTCTGATTCCGATTCTGTGCGGCATTTTCCTCATGGAAAACCTCTCCGTGGTTATGCAAGTGAGCTACTTCAAATACACCAAAAAGAAGTTTGGTGAAGGAAGAAGAATCTTCTTGATGTCTCCACTGCATCATCATTACCAGAAAAAAGGCATGCACGAAGCCAAGATCGTAGGGCGATTTTGGATTGTAGGAATCATGCTTGCAGTAATCACCGTGGTAACCCTCAAACTCAGATAATGGCGGAGCGATTGGTCATATTGGGTGGAGGCGAAAGCGGTGCTGGCGCAGCTTACTTGGGTCAGAAAAAAGGCTACGAAGTATTCCTTTCAGACAAAGGAAAGCTGAAGGAGAAGTATGCCGAAAATCTTCGTAGCTGGAATATTGACTTTGAAGAAGGTGTGCATACTGAGGAGAAAATCCTAAACGCTGACCTCGTTATAAAAAGTCCAGGAATTCCTGAGACTGCTCCTTTGGTTCAGGCACTTCGCGCAAAGGGTGTTCAAGTGGTTTCTGAGATCGAGTTCGGAATGAAATACACTAACGCGAAAACCATCGGCATAACTGGGACCAATGGCAAGACCACAACCACGCTTCTCACTCATCACATGCTTGCAAAAGCAGGCTTGAATGTGGGATTGGCAGGTAATGTGGGCAAAAGCCTCGCTTGGCAAGTGGCCGATACGGAGTTTGATTACATCGTGCTTGAGCTAAGCAGCTTTCAGCTGGATGACATGTTCGATAGCCGCATCAATCTGGCCGTGTTGATGAACATCACACCAGATCATTTGGACCGATATAGAACCATGGAAGCGTACATCGCTTCCAAGATGCGAATCACGCAAAATCAGACCGAAGAAGATGCCTTCATCTACTGCGCTGATGACGCAAACATCCTTGCTGCGCTGAACGACTCGCAAAAAGCAAAACGATTCCCTTTTACCCTCAACGGCACCGTTGCCGAAGGAGCATTTATTGATCAGAATAATCTCAACATAAACCTAAATAACTCAAACCTTACCATGTCAATCCACGAACTTGCACTACAAGGCAAACACAATTCCTACAATTCAATGGCCGCAGGAATTGTTGGACGCCTCTTGGAGCTTCGAAAAGAAACCGTCCGAGAAAGTCTGAGCGATTTCAGCGCTGTTGAGCATCGACTTGAGCCAGTTGGAAAGGTTCAAGGAATCGAGTTCATCAACGATAGTAAGGCCACAAACATCAACTCTACATGGTATGCGCTAGAGTGCATGAACCAGCCAGTGATCTGGATCGTGGGCGGAGTTGATAAAGGCAATGACTATTCAATGGTTGCGGAATTGGTCAAAGACAAGGTGAAGGCCATCATCTGTCTTGGAACGGATAACGAAAAAATACATAAAGCATTCGAAGGAATAATTGAAACCATTGTAGATACGCAAAGCGCACAGGAAGCTGTGAAAGCAAGCTACTATTTGGGTAAGAAAGGAGACGCAGTATTGCTTTCTCCAGCGTGCGCCAGCTTCGACCTTTTCGAAAATTACGAAGACCGAGGACGCCAGTTCAAAGCTGCTGTCAGATCACTATAAACCAAGGAAAACCAACAGAAATGAAGGATAAAAACTGGAATAAGGAAGTGCAATCGCCAGAACAGACCATGTTCAATAGCCTGCTTGAGTTGAGAAAGCAGATCATTGAGGAAAGTGTGTCTGATGTGCAGAGCACGCGGCATCGTCAAGAGTTGATCGGTGTTTGGAACGACATTGAATTCATCAACGATTCTAAGGCTACCAATGTGGATCTGACATGGTATTCATTGGAGCGCTTGCAAGGAACTGCAGTTTGGATTGTGGGCGGTTTGCAAGCAGGCCAAGACTACAGCATGCTGAAAGAACTTGTGGCTGACAAGGTTCGTGCAGTGGTTTGTCTTGGAAGAGAAAATGGGCAGGTTTTTAAAACATTCTTGACTGATGCTGAAGTGATTGTTGGTGCAAGTACTGCCGATGAAGCCGTGAAAGCCGCAGTGGCTTTGGCAAAGCCAGGCGACAAAGTCATTCTATCTCCAGCATGTTCTTCGCATGACCTTTTTGAGAGCTACGAAGACCGAGGAAATCAATTCACGAAAGCCGTATTGCGGCTAATTAATAATTAGGAATGAAAAAATCCCCCGCCTTCGGCACCCCCTTTAAAAGGGGGATTCGCGCTGCTCAAATGCGGTTCCTCCTTTGTAAAGGAGGTGTCGAGGAACGAGACGGAGGATTTGAAAATATTAGCATCAATTACAAAAACCATGTACACGAAAAAGAACTAATGAATCACCTAATTCATCATTCCTAATTACTCATTAAAGAAATGAACGCATTTGTAAGGAAATATCTACAGGGAGACATGGTCATTTGGGCCGTGGTGTTTCTGCTGTCGCTGGTTTCCATACTTGCGGTTTATAGTGCCACCAACAACTTGGCGCATTACAAGCACGGTGGCAACACCGAATATTATCTATTCAAACACTTCATGATCATTGTGCTGGGTTGGGCCATGATCTACGGAATACACAAGGTTCCGTACAATTACTTTTCGCGCGTTGCGCAGATTTTTATCTGGGTTTCGATACCACTTTTGGCCGTAACGTTGATTGCTGGAACTTCGGTAAACTCCGCTTCCAGATGGTTGACGTTGCCGATCATCAATATTTCGTTCCAAACATCCGATTTGGCCAAATTGGCGCTCATCGCGTTCCTTGCCCGTCAACTTTCTAAACGACAGGATTCAATGGATGATTTCAAGGAAGGATTCCTTCAGATCATTTGGCCCGTGTTGGTGGTATGCGCATTGATCCTACCAGCCAACTTCTCCACTTCAGCCGTACTCTTCACTACATCTTTAGTTGTGCTTTTCATCGGTCGGGTTAAACTGAAATACATTGCTGGTCTAATAGGTGCCATTTCTTTGGCTGGCGCCTTCGTTTTCCTTCTTTCCTTCGCCCTTCCAATAGAAAAAGTCCTTCCTCGTTTCGGTACTTGGAAGCAGCGCGTTGAAACGTATTTCAGCAACGAGGAAACGCCAGAAACAGCAGATGCCAATTACCAAACCGAGCAGGCAAAAATCGCCATCGCCACAGGCGGAATAACAGGCGTTGGCCCAGGAAATAGCGTTCAACGAAATCGTTTGCCAAGTGCTTACGCAGATTTCATCTACGCCATCATCATTGAAGAATGGGGATTCGTGGGTGGAATGGGAATCCTATTTCTCTACCTAATTCTGCTTTTCCGTGGATTGAGAATTGTGCACAAAGGCACAACTGTTTTCGGAACGCTCTTGGCTTTTGGCTGCACATTCAGCCTCATTTTCCAAGCATTCATAAACATGGCCGTGGCTGTCAATCTGTTCCCTGTAACAGGTCAGCCGCTACCGCTGTTGAGTATGGGCGGAACTTCCATCTGGTTCACTTCCATCGCTATCGGAATGATTTTGAGCGTAAGTCGCTCTTTGAATGAAAAAGAACCTCAACCAGAACTTGTCAATGTCGAAGGTTAAGGTGATCATATCAGGAGGCGGCACGGGCGGACACATCTTCCCGGCCATTGCTATTGCCAATGCGCTTAAGAAGCTGCAATCGGATGTGGAAATTCTGTTTGTCGGTGCGTTGGGCAAGATGGAAATGGAAAAAGTTCCTGCTGCCGGATACGAAATCGAGGGGCTCAATATTGCTGGAATCAACCGCAGCAACATGCTCAAGAATCTGGGCTTCCCACTCAAACTGATAGGTAGCTTGATGAAAGCTCGGAAAATCGTCAAGGAGTTCAAACCAGATGTGGTAGTTGGAGTTGGTGGTTTTGCTTCTGGTCCTGTGATGTATGCAGCCAGCTCGATGAGTATTCCAACGGTCATTCAGGAACAGAATTCTTACGCTGGCATCACCAATAAAATGCTTGGTGCAAAGGCCAAAAAAGTTTGCGTTGCCTACGATGGCATGGATAAATTCTTCCCTGCCAAGAACATCATCCGAACAGGAAATCCCGTTCGTCAGGACATTCTGAATTTGGAAGGAAAACGCGAGCAAGGACAAAAGACCTTCAACCTCGACCCAAGCAAGAAAACATTGCTGGTAATTGGTGGAAGTTTGGGAGCTCGTTCCATCAACTTGGCTGTCAAATCTCACATCGAAGCTTTCAAAAAAGCGGACGTACAAGTGGTTTGGCAAACGGGCAAACTCTTTATTGAAGAGGCCAAAAAAGCTGTTGCTGATGCCAATGCAAGCAACTTCTTCGTGTCTGATTTCATCTACACGATGGATCAGGCGTATGCTGTTGCCGATGTGGTGCTTTCGCGTGCTGGAGCAAGTTCCATTTCTGAACTGTGCATCGTTGCGAAGCCATCTGTTCTGGTTCCGTTCCCGTTTGCTGCCGAAGACCATCAGACCAAGAATGCGCAAGCGCTTGTGGATGTTGACGCAGCGATTCTTGTGCCTGACAGCGAAGCAGGAACGAGAGCATGCGAAGAATCACTGAAACTCATGTCAGATGAGGCAACGCAGGCAAAATTCCGAACCAACATCAAGAAGCTTGCGCTTCCGAATGCGGATGAGGAAATAGCCAAGGAAATTTTGAAAATCGCGAAAGCTGCATGAAAGCGCTAAAAGACATACAAGCTGTCTATCTGATCGGTATCGGTGGTATCGGTATGAGCGCACTTGCCCGTTATTTTGCGGTGCAAGGCAAACGCGTAGCCGGTTATGATCGCACGCCAACAGATCTTACCAAGGAATTGGAAGTTGCTGGCATTCCTGTTCATTTTAAAGATGATGTGAGCGCGATTTCAGATGCATTCAAGGATGCGGCAAACACCTTGATAATCTTCACACCTGCGGTTCCCGCCAACCATGCTGAATTAAATTATTTCCGCGCAAATGGTTTTGAAGTACTAAAGCGTTCGCAAGTGTTAGGTGAACTATCTAGAACTTACAATACAGTAGCTGTTGCAGGAACACATGGCAAGACGACTACAAGTTCCATCATTGCGCATTTACTGAAATCTTCTTCAAAAGATTGCAATGCATTCTTGGGTGGAATTTCAACGAATTACAACACAAATCTGCTCACATCCACAAGCAGCAATTTGATGGTGGTTGAAGCCGATGAATTCGACCGTTCATTCCTCACGCTATCGCCAGAAATTGCGATTGTGACTTCGGTTGATGCCGACCACTTGGACATTTACGGTTCTGCTGATGAAATGCTCAATTCGTTCCGAGATTTCACTGAGTGCCTTGTGGAAAATGGAACGCTCATTTACCGGCTTGGACTTCCGTTTTCCGACACGCAAAAACGAAACTTTACGTATTCGCTGAGCGAGAAGTGCGATTACTACACATCAGCACTTTCAATTGAGTCTGGTCAATACAAATTCGACCTGCATTCTCCTTCAAGAATTCTGAAGGATCTGACATTCGGAATGCCAGGTTTGCATAACATGGAGAACGCAGTGGCAGCATTCGCAGCAGCCGATCAATTGGGGCTTTCGGAAGACGAGATCAGAACTGGATTGGCTTCTTACAAAGGCGTAAAACGCAGATTTGAAGTGCACATCAACACAGATGAGTTGGTTTACATTGATGATTACGCGCATCATCCAACAGAGATATCGGCTTGCATCGGTTCCGTTCGCGAACTCTACCCAGGAAGAAAAGTGAAAGGCATTTTCCAACCACATCTTTTCAGCCGAACAAAAGATCACATGCAAGAATTCGCCAACAGCCTTTCGCAGTTGGATGAAGTGACGTTGCTCGAAATATATCCGGCACGCGAAGAACCAATTGCTGGAATTACTTCAAGCGCATTGCTTGAAAGGATGAGTGCGGAGCACAAAAATCTACAAAGCAAAACGGCTGTTTTAGATTCCATCTCGGCAGCAAACACAGATGTGCTTTTGACCATGGGCGCAGGCGATATTGACCAATTGGTTGCACCTATTAAACATAAACTACTGTCATGATCAAGAAGATCCTGAACATATCGGTTTACGTTCTGGCGGTGATTGGCCTCTTCGTTTCGTTGGCATTCAGCGCGCGCGAATCGGACAAGATTCCGTGTTCGAATATTCGCATTGAGGTTGACAATAACAGCGGCAACTTCTTTGTGACAAATGATGATGTGCTGGAGATGATCTGGAGCAAAGGCGATAGTTTGGTTGGAAGACCGATCACTTCTATTCCTATTGCGGTTTACGAACGACACATTGCTGCCAATCCTTCTGTGAAACGGGCCGAAGTTTACACCAAACACAATGGCGTGTTTGCCGTGAAAGTGTATCAGCGCGAACCGATCATCCGCGTGATGACCGCTGATGGCGAAAGTTTCTACTTGGATAAGGAGGGTTCGGTGATGCCGACCAGCGAGAATTACACGGCACGCGTGCCCGTTGCCAACGGTTTCATCATGGAAAAGCAATATGACATGCAACGTTATAATGTGGCTGAAATGAGCGACAGTTTGAAAAAACGTTCGTGCTTGGACGAGCTATTCGAACTGGCCACATTCATCCGAAAAGATGCTTTCTGGAAAGCGCAGATCCAACAAATCAGAGTGGAACCGAATGGTGAACTGACATTGATCCCGACTGTTGGCGACCACCACATTCTACTGGGAAGAACGGATATGATGGAACAGAAATTCAACAAACTGCTTTTGTTCTATCGAAAAGGACTCAACAAAACCGGATGGGATCAATATTCCCACATCAATCTTAAATACAAAGACCAGGTCATCTGTACCAAAAAGAACAGCTAATGGAAAATTCAGACATCGTAGTAGGACTTGACATCGGAACAACCAAAATTGCTTGCATTGTTGGTAGACGAGATGCGCATGGCAAGATTGAGATTCTTGGCATCGGCAAATCAGAATCGCTAGGCGTGAGCCGTGGCGTTGTGGCCAATATTGATAAAACGGTTCAGTCGATTCAAGCAGCTGTGGAAGAAGCGCAGAACAAGACCGGAATTGAGATCAAGTATGTGAATGTGGGCATTGCTGGACAGCACATCAAATCGCTGCAACACCGTGGTATTTACACACGTGATTCGTTGGAAACAGAGATCAGCAAGGAAGATGTTCGCAACCTGATCCGCGACATGTACAAGCTGCAAATGCTACCTGGCGAAGAGATCATTCACGTGCTTCCGCAAGAATACATCGTGGATAACGAGCAAGGAATCAAAGACCCTGTAGGGATGAGCGGTATCCGTTTAGAGGCCAATTTCCACATCATCACTGGTCAGGTTGCTGCTGCAAAGAACATTCATCGTTGTGCATACAAGGCTGGTCTTTCGGTTACCGAATTGATTCTGGAGCCATTGGCGTCTTCTGCCGCTGTACTGAACGATGAAGAAATGGAAGCTGGTGTTGCCTTGGTTGACATTGGTGGTGGAACGACAGACATCGCCATTTTCCAAGACAACATTATTCGACACACGGCTGTGATTCCGTTTGGTGGAAATATCATTTCAGAAGACATTAAAGAAGGATGCACCATCATCAAGCATCAAGCAGAATTGCTGAAGGTGAAATTCGGTTCTGCACTAGCTACGGAAGCCAAAGACAACGAGATTGTTTCCATTCCAGGATTGCGCGGACGTGAACCACGCGAAATCAGCCTGAAGAATCTGGCCAGCATCATCCAAGCACGGATGGAAGAGATCATCGAGCATGTGTATTACGAGATCAAGAATTCCGGATACGAGAAAAAACTCATCGGAGGAATCGTGGTCACGGGTGGTGGCGCCAACCTGCGTCACTTGCCACAATTGATGGAATACATCACGGGAATGGATGTGCGTGTTGGTTACCCGAATGAACATCTAGCAGCTGGAAATCCGGATGACGTCACGAGCCCGATCTTCTCTACTGGCGTTGGTCTGGTTATGAAAGGATTGGAGTTCAGAGATGAACTGGCCGCCCGCGGATTGACCATTGACGATTGGGCTGAAGGCCGCGAAGGCGCACCAGTTGTGAAGAAGGAAATTCCGAAAGAAGAAGCACCGACCGATACCATTTCTGAAGCAGAAGAAGTGGCGCGAGAAGTGGCCGAGGAAAAAAGCTCAAGCAGCCCATTTTCAGGTCTTGCCAATTTCAGAAGCAAGCTCGAAAAATGGATGAATGAAGGAATAGATTAATAGCTGCAAGTATTAAGCTTCTGCTACAAGTAAAATGAAAAAGAAAATGGCCTAAAGGCTAACGCCTAAGACCTAAAACCTAAACAGAAACCCAATTAACCCATAACCAAAATCGGAGGAAAAATGGCTAAGGAAATGATGAATTTCAATCTCCCCAAAGAGGAAACCTCTATCATCAAGGTGATAGGAGTAGGTGGAGGCGGCTCAAATGCCGTAAACCACATGTACAAACAAGGAATCAGAGGTGTCGACTTCGTGGTCTGTAATACAGACCAACAAGCGCTGGACATGAGCCCTGTGCCGAAGAAGATCGCGCTGGGATCGAGTCTAACGGAAGGTCGTGGTGCAGGCGCACAGGCGGAAGTCGGTCGCAACGCTGCCATCGAAAACCTAGACGATATCAAAGAGGTATTGCACGGTACCAAAATGGTTTTCATTACTGCTGGTATGGGCGGTGGAACCGGAACAGGTGCTGCTCCAGTAATTGCTGAAGCCGCTCGTGAACTAGGTATCTTAACTGTAGGTATCGTTACCATTCCGTTCGGTTTCGAAGGAAAGAAACGTAAGCTGCAGGCAGATTTTGGTCTGGAAGAATTGAAAAAGCACGTTGATACTGTGCTTATCATTTCTAATGACAAACTGCGCGAGATGTACGGAAACCTGAAACTTAGCGAAGCATTCGGTCAGGCAGATGATGTATTGACCATTGCCGCTAAAGGCATTGCCGAGATCATTACCGTAGAAGGTTATGTGAACGTGGATTTTGAAGACGTCCGTACCGTTATGACCAAATCTGGTGTGGCCATCATGGGATCGGCAACTACTTCTGGTCCAGACCGCGCCATCAAAGCCGTGGAGCAAGCATTGGCCTCTCCTCTTCTCAACGACAACAACATCTTTGGAGCTAGCAATATCCTCCTCTACATCAGCTCTGGTAAAGATGAAGTTACGATGGACGAAGTGGCAGAGATCACTGATTACATTCAGGATGAAGCTGGAATGGATGCTGATGTTATTTGGGGTAACGGCACCGATGAAGACCTGAACGATGAGTTGACACTGACAATCATCGCCACTGGATTTTCTGGCGAAAAACTGGAAAGAGTTACTGGAAAGGAGAATGTGATCCGCCATACCTTGGACACACGCCCAACTAGAACAGAAGCTCCAAAACCAATGGCCGAAGCACCAAAGGCAACAACAGAAGAGAAATCCTCCATTCCTTCTGGCCTTACAGCTCGACCAGTTCTGTTCAATTCGCCATTGAACAAGACCACGGTTACCGACCACGCAGATCTTCTAACGCCTCCAACCACCAACATGAAGGCGGAGATCACACCAACAGAACCTGTGATCAAGCATACGTTGGAAGACGAAGTAGCTTCAGCTTCACTTATGGCTTTCAAGGTAGATGAAACAGACCTTGAACTGAACGCATTGCTTGATGCAGAAGCTCCTGAGATGATCGGAATTAAGGAAGGCGAAGAGTTTCCGCTTTACAATGAGGAAGAAGACGAAGATGATTTTGAAATAGCTGCAACGTTCGATACCAATCTTACTGTTGAAGCCAAAGAGGAAGTGAACGAACTTCCAGTAGCTGAAGAAACGGAAGAAGAAGAGTTGACTGAAACTCCTGCGATGCAGCCTTTCAGCCTATTCCGAGATAAACCCGTTCAAGAGTTAACGAACGAGTTATTTGAAGAAGAGGAAGAAGACACTTTTGATGACAACATCATTACAACAGAAACAGCTACAGAGATCGAATTTGAGCTAAAAAGCGTGACACCAACAGCTGATACGGAGATCAAAACCTTCAGTTTGTATGATGACGAACCGACTACTGCAAGCAGCACTACAAACAGCAATCTTGTAGAAGAGCCAAAGTTGATGACACGCAGTCTTCCGTTCGAAAATTCAATCGACACAGAGGAAATGCAGCGCAAACAACAAGAGCGCATGGAGCGTCTGAAAAGCATGAATGCACGATTCCGTTCGCCAAACAGTTTGGCCGAATTGGAGAACGTTCCTGCTTTTAAAAGACGAAACGTGAACCTTGCAGACACGCCACATTCGTCTGAAAGTTCTGTTACACGATTTGACGTACGCGACACGGACGAGACCGATGAGAACGGCAACAGACGTGGTGCACTGAGTGATGGAAACGATTTCCTTCATCAATCGGTAGATTAAGAAACATCTGGTAGCAACTAAAGTGAAGCAATCTCCATCAAATGGGGGTTGCTTCTTTTTTTGCTTCTAACGCTTGCTTTGTTAAGTTCGTAGACCAATCGCAGCTCCAAATCATGAAATTCAGTAACTGGATTTATCTTCCCATCATCATTATTCTGGTACTACTGGCGTGGTATTTCCACACCATCATCACCTACATTCTAATCGCTGGCATCATCTCGCTTATTGGCGAACCTATCATTCGATTCTTGCTAAAGATCAATTTCAAAGGACGTCACATGCCACGGGCGTTGGCCGCAACATTCACCATTTTGGGTTTACTTTCCTTCTTCGGAGGAATCATTAGTGCGTTCATTCCAATGGTGGCCGATGAAGCGCGCAAGCTTTCTAATGTAAGTGTTGAAGAAACACTCGTCAACATCCAAGGTCCCGTTCAATTGGCGCAGGATTACCTCAATCAATTCCAATTGACTGAAGCACCTATCGTGTTGCAAACCGAACTCAAAAAACTGCTTACCAACCTTTTCGATATTTCTGCGGTGGGCGATAGCGTGCAATATGCACTTGGCCTCACAGGCGATATATTCATCGCTTTCTTCGCCATTACCTTCATCACCTTTTTCTTCCTAAAAGACCAAGGTCTGTTCAAAAACATGATCATGACCCTCGTGCCCGACCAGTACGAAGAACGCATTGGAAAGGTGCTGCATAAAAGCAAAGAACTACTTACGCGCTACTTCATTGGCGTGATCATCGAAGTAGCCATTGTCATGACCATCGTTTCCGTTGGCCTTGCCATTGTTGGAATTGATAATGCGTTGCTCATCGGCTTCCTTGCAGGTCTCTTCAACGTCATTCCGTACGTGGGTCCAATTATTGGTGCAGCCATCGGTATCATCATCGGAATAAGCACCAACACCGAAGGCCTCGACTTTGCTTCTATGCTTTCCCTTACCGGACAAATGGCCATCGTTTATGCAGCCGCGCAAATGCTCGACAATTTCTTGTTACAACCCTACATCTACTCACAAAGCGTGAAGGCACATCCGTTGGAAATCTTCCTTGTGATTCTGATGGCTGGCAACGTGGCAGGTATTGCTGGAATGATCCTCGCAGTACCAACCTACAGCATCGGCCGCGTGTTCGTGGGCGAATTCTTCAATCAGTTCAAAGTGGTGAAGGCGCTTACAGGGGAGGGTTGATTCCAAAGATCTGTACAGCTAGCGCTTTTGACTAAATTGCCTGCATGAAGCAGTTGATCTTTCTTACCGCTCTGTTGCTTTCGTTCTCGGCCATGGCCCAACGCAACCAGCGCATTATTGGAACCGTGGTAGATGCAGACTCCAAACAGCCACTTATAGGCGCTACCGTGTTTGTAGAGATGGATGGCGTGTTGGGCTCGTCTACCGATATTGATGGAAAGTTTGAGATTGAAAACGTTCCGGTTGGCCGATTGGAAGTAAAGTGCTCTTACATCGGATATGAACCTTGGAGCAGTGGCCTCATAACCCTCAGTTCGGGCAAGGAAATGAGCATTGATATTGACTTGTCTGAAAGCGTGCACATGACCGATGAAGTAAAGGTTGTAGCCACACAGGATGGACAGACCAAAAACGAAATGATGACCATCAGTTCACGCTCGTTCAGCATTAAGGAAACCCAGCGTTTTGCGGGTAGCATCAACGACCCTGGCCGTGTGGCACTAAATGTTCCTGGAGTAACGGCAGCGCAGGATAATGATAATGACGTGATCGTGCGCGGGAACTCCGCAGCTGGTATCCTATGGCGATTGGAAGGCATTGATGTTCCCAATCTCAACCACTTTTCGCGACCAGGTTCTTCGGGCGGAGGCATCACAGCCCTTTCTCCGCACGTGATGGGCAATACCGATTTTAGCACAGGTGCATTCCCTGCCGAGTACGGAAACGCATTTGCAGGTGTGTTCGACATCAGCTTCAGAAATGGAAATACGGAACGACACGAATTCATGGTGCGGGCCGGGGTTTTGGGCATCAATGCTGGTGCAGAAGGACCGCTCACCAAAAAGAATGATGGCTCTTCCTATATCTTCAACTACCGCTATTCCACCTTGGGGATTTTGGGCGCCATGGGGCTATATGTGGTTGATGCCAACACCAACAATACCTATCAGGATCTTTCATTCAAGATCAATTTACCGAACAGCAAAAAATCACGTATCAGCATTTTCGGCATTGGTGGATTGAGCAAAGAAGAGGGCATTGTGAAGAAAGACACAGCCCAATGGGTTGATTACGTGAACAGGTTCAAGACCACACTTAAAACCAATTTGGGTGTGATGGGTGTTTCGTGGACCCAGTTGCTCAATGAACGTTCGTACCTGAAAACCGTAATGGCCATCACCTACAACGATGTGGTGGATGGAGATGACACTTTAGACCTCAATTATGTGCTACATCCCACGCGAGACACCCATTTCAATAATACGCGAGCCGTTATTCACAGTTATTACAATCGTAAACTGAGCAGTAAATTGAGCTTACGGGCAGGACTACATGCCGATGAGAATTTCTACTCCTTCCACGAATCAAAATTTGTCGATTCGCTTAACCAAACCTTGGTTTTAATTGATGGATCGGGTGCTGCCACCACCTTACAGCCCTACGTTCAGGCCAAGTAT from Flavobacteriales bacterium harbors:
- a CDS encoding AI-2E family transporter, which translates into the protein MKFSNWIYLPIIIILVLLAWYFHTIITYILIAGIISLIGEPIIRFLLKINFKGRHMPRALAATFTILGLLSFFGGIISAFIPMVADEARKLSNVSVEETLVNIQGPVQLAQDYLNQFQLTEAPIVLQTELKKLLTNLFDISAVGDSVQYALGLTGDIFIAFFAITFITFFFLKDQGLFKNMIMTLVPDQYEERIGKVLHKSKELLTRYFIGVIIEVAIVMTIVSVGLAIVGIDNALLIGFLAGLFNVIPYVGPIIGAAIGIIIGISTNTEGLDFASMLSLTGQMAIVYAAAQMLDNFLLQPYIYSQSVKAHPLEIFLVILMAGNVAGIAGMILAVPTYSIGRVFVGEFFNQFKVVKALTGEG
- the ftsZ gene encoding cell division protein FtsZ, whose protein sequence is MNFNLPKEETSIIKVIGVGGGGSNAVNHMYKQGIRGVDFVVCNTDQQALDMSPVPKKIALGSSLTEGRGAGAQAEVGRNAAIENLDDIKEVLHGTKMVFITAGMGGGTGTGAAPVIAEAARELGILTVGIVTIPFGFEGKKRKLQADFGLEELKKHVDTVLIISNDKLREMYGNLKLSEAFGQADDVLTIAAKGIAEIITVEGYVNVDFEDVRTVMTKSGVAIMGSATTSGPDRAIKAVEQALASPLLNDNNIFGASNILLYISSGKDEVTMDEVAEITDYIQDEAGMDADVIWGNGTDEDLNDELTLTIIATGFSGEKLERVTGKENVIRHTLDTRPTRTEAPKPMAEAPKATTEEKSSIPSGLTARPVLFNSPLNKTTVTDHADLLTPPTTNMKAEITPTEPVIKHTLEDEVASASLMAFKVDETDLELNALLDAEAPEMIGIKEGEEFPLYNEEEDEDDFEIAATFDTNLTVEAKEEVNELPVAEETEEEELTETPAMQPFSLFRDKPVQELTNELFEEEEEDTFDDNIITTETATEIEFELKSVTPTADTEIKTFSLYDDEPTTASSTTNSNLVEEPKLMTRSLPFENSIDTEEMQRKQQERMERLKSMNARFRSPNSLAELENVPAFKRRNVNLADTPHSSESSVTRFDVRDTDETDENGNRRGALSDGNDFLHQSVD
- the ftsA gene encoding cell division protein FtsA, translating into MENSDIVVGLDIGTTKIACIVGRRDAHGKIEILGIGKSESLGVSRGVVANIDKTVQSIQAAVEEAQNKTGIEIKYVNVGIAGQHIKSLQHRGIYTRDSLETEISKEDVRNLIRDMYKLQMLPGEEIIHVLPQEYIVDNEQGIKDPVGMSGIRLEANFHIITGQVAAAKNIHRCAYKAGLSVTELILEPLASSAAVLNDEEMEAGVALVDIGGGTTDIAIFQDNIIRHTAVIPFGGNIISEDIKEGCTIIKHQAELLKVKFGSALATEAKDNEIVSIPGLRGREPREISLKNLASIIQARMEEIIEHVYYEIKNSGYEKKLIGGIVVTGGGANLRHLPQLMEYITGMDVRVGYPNEHLAAGNPDDVTSPIFSTGVGLVMKGLEFRDELAARGLTIDDWAEGREGAPVVKKEIPKEEAPTDTISEAEEVAREVAEEKSSSSPFSGLANFRSKLEKWMNEGID
- the murC gene encoding UDP-N-acetylmuramate--L-alanine ligase, producing the protein MKALKDIQAVYLIGIGGIGMSALARYFAVQGKRVAGYDRTPTDLTKELEVAGIPVHFKDDVSAISDAFKDAANTLIIFTPAVPANHAELNYFRANGFEVLKRSQVLGELSRTYNTVAVAGTHGKTTTSSIIAHLLKSSSKDCNAFLGGISTNYNTNLLTSTSSNLMVVEADEFDRSFLTLSPEIAIVTSVDADHLDIYGSADEMLNSFRDFTECLVENGTLIYRLGLPFSDTQKRNFTYSLSEKCDYYTSALSIESGQYKFDLHSPSRILKDLTFGMPGLHNMENAVAAFAAADQLGLSEDEIRTGLASYKGVKRRFEVHINTDELVYIDDYAHHPTEISACIGSVRELYPGRKVKGIFQPHLFSRTKDHMQEFANSLSQLDEVTLLEIYPAREEPIAGITSSALLERMSAEHKNLQSKTAVLDSISAANTDVLLTMGAGDIDQLVAPIKHKLLS